A genomic region of Runella rosea contains the following coding sequences:
- a CDS encoding CHC2 zinc finger domain-containing protein gives MIPNEVIQRLKTIPITAYLSSMGIEPEKEQNGQLLYYSPFKDEHSPSFFVNPHKNVFKDFTTDDKGGDVITLVRRLKACDFANAVQLLEAFDGITRSFSFSGSIKPYNEKSAIEVLKVKALENKALIAYLGNVRGIPFAIASKYLKECYFKVNDKNQFAVCFENDLKGLELRNVYVQLSTNPKAITTMKGTDNSTALIFEGFIDFLSYIVWQGKEPNCDVIVFNSISNIPTSISLLKTHQTVYGYLDNDGGGETGMKSLAMAGINVTDCRELYKPYEDVNDYLTKYFLMR, from the coding sequence ATGATACCAAACGAAGTAATACAACGCCTAAAGACTATACCGATAACGGCCTATCTTTCGAGTATGGGCATTGAACCCGAAAAAGAGCAAAACGGGCAATTGCTTTATTATTCTCCCTTCAAAGACGAACATTCCCCGTCATTTTTTGTAAACCCACATAAAAACGTTTTTAAAGACTTTACGACCGACGACAAAGGAGGTGATGTAATCACGTTAGTACGTCGCTTAAAAGCCTGTGATTTTGCCAATGCCGTTCAATTACTGGAAGCGTTCGACGGAATAACCCGTTCTTTTTCTTTTAGCGGCTCAATAAAGCCCTACAATGAAAAATCAGCGATTGAAGTACTCAAAGTAAAGGCACTGGAAAATAAAGCCTTGATAGCGTATTTGGGCAATGTACGAGGCATTCCGTTTGCCATTGCTTCCAAGTACTTGAAAGAGTGTTATTTTAAAGTCAACGACAAAAATCAGTTTGCTGTTTGCTTTGAAAATGATTTGAAGGGTTTAGAACTGCGAAACGTTTATGTACAGCTATCGACCAACCCCAAAGCGATAACCACGATGAAAGGAACGGATAATTCAACAGCGTTGATTTTTGAGGGCTTTATTGATTTTCTCTCATACATCGTTTGGCAAGGCAAAGAACCGAATTGTGATGTTATCGTATTCAATTCTATTTCCAATATCCCAACCTCAATCTCATTGCTTAAAACGCATCAAACGGTTTATGGCTACCTTGATAACGATGGCGGAGGGGAAACGGGAATGAAATCCCTAGCGATGGCAGGGATAAACGTAACGGATTGCAGGGAGTTGTATAAACCCTATGAAGACGTAAACGATTATTTGACGAAGTATTTTTTGATGCGGTAA
- a CDS encoding primase-helicase family protein has product MSKTTNIPDKKQVNKLKSEPKTSGIQGGTTTEEEDEKTKQNLKEKAKNYIRIADSYYKIVYRPDKEGKPLKDYLKLNKGTIIDDHTHGVIKYISKYDDFCMVASHTNYRQVINGFYNEYSELTHKPKEGNCNTILGIIQHVFGEAYYDFALDYLQLLYTNPYERLPILLLESQEKNTGKSTFANVVYKIFQDNAIKIGNNDLQSDFNSVWVKRLAIIVDETSLEKKGITQMLKRFSTETGKVTVNEKNKAQSEVDFFGKFIFVSNEEGKALFIERGDPRWAVFKVPTFAEKGIKDNPLIELLIEKEIPHFLHFLVNRKLCYKKESRMYFAPVVYQTAQLQLYYDNSISRVGRMIKQLIIDTFDIYPEEQLLSFGIADIVDELKVELKNITREQVKYAVERELKLESEERGRYTYHSRKIAEMSKEPFLGKIPQNKSYYNFHKFDAESWKSTNDSL; this is encoded by the coding sequence ATGAGTAAAACTACTAATATTCCTGATAAAAAGCAAGTTAATAAGCTAAAATCTGAGCCCAAAACATCAGGTATTCAAGGCGGTACTACCACTGAGGAAGAGGATGAAAAGACCAAACAAAATTTAAAAGAAAAGGCTAAAAATTACATCCGGATAGCGGATAGTTATTACAAGATTGTGTATCGACCTGATAAAGAAGGGAAACCTCTTAAAGATTATTTGAAGCTGAATAAAGGCACTATCATTGATGACCATACCCACGGAGTAATCAAATACATTTCCAAATATGATGATTTTTGTATGGTCGCCTCTCACACCAACTACAGACAGGTAATCAACGGCTTCTATAATGAATACAGTGAATTGACTCACAAGCCAAAAGAAGGTAATTGTAATACAATTTTAGGCATTATTCAGCACGTATTTGGAGAAGCCTATTATGATTTTGCACTTGATTATTTGCAGTTGCTTTACACAAATCCTTATGAACGTTTACCAATTTTGTTGCTTGAATCTCAGGAAAAAAATACGGGAAAGTCAACGTTTGCCAACGTGGTTTATAAGATATTCCAAGATAATGCCATTAAAATAGGCAACAATGACCTTCAAAGCGATTTTAATTCTGTTTGGGTAAAACGTCTGGCAATTATTGTCGATGAAACATCATTGGAAAAAAAGGGCATTACTCAAATGTTGAAACGTTTCAGTACAGAAACGGGAAAAGTAACGGTCAACGAAAAGAACAAAGCCCAATCCGAAGTTGATTTTTTTGGCAAGTTCATTTTTGTTTCCAATGAAGAAGGGAAAGCCCTTTTCATTGAACGCGGAGACCCCCGTTGGGCAGTATTTAAAGTGCCTACATTTGCCGAAAAGGGTATCAAAGACAATCCTTTAATTGAGTTATTGATAGAAAAAGAAATCCCTCATTTCCTTCATTTTTTGGTCAACAGGAAGCTTTGCTACAAAAAAGAAAGCCGAATGTACTTTGCTCCTGTGGTTTACCAAACTGCACAACTTCAATTGTACTACGATAACAGTATCAGTAGGGTAGGGCGAATGATTAAACAACTCATTATTGACACGTTTGACATATACCCCGAAGAGCAATTACTTTCCTTTGGTATTGCCGACATCGTTGATGAATTGAAGGTTGAATTAAAGAATATAACGCGTGAGCAAGTCAAGTATGCCGTAGAAAGAGAGCTAAAGTTAGAGTCCGAGGAAAGAGGCCGCTACACCTATCACAGCCGAAAAATTGCCGAAATGAGTAAAGAACCCTTTTTAGGTAAGATTCCCCAAAATAAGTCGTATTACAACTTTCACAAGTTTGATGCTGAATCATGGAAAAGTACAAATGACTCTCTCTGA
- a CDS encoding site-specific integrase has product MANLRKKASTNPKPYFKTRVNHLHMAVKFGGKESNYRSIGIKIEDGERWHNATRSIIPNDQKTALVRQIETDLNEIYYTFKAKRQSINANMLLDYVTNKRDWTNDIPNLLGCIDSYIESRKDELESGSIKKITFGRFRVRRNNIADFLTRKYKTHYLPLDQIQPIICTEYKTFLKTQKKYCKEVINKDLGFMKRVLNFAILNGWTERNVFGTYKADPVERNIKPLMLNELRQIEGLQNLDPRTDKVRWIFVFSCYAGLNHSDMRVLRPQHLEKLSDSVILLRQPRTKNNKGRVVPLPPVALKILEMYSDHCKKTGLLLPTELAQKANDRLKVIQAQIKFDRFPLTTRIGRSTFSTLLANLGVPTDILKNATGHTNTQTLTKHYAKYHDETTINAVNEAWAKL; this is encoded by the coding sequence CCAATCCCAAACCCTATTTTAAGACAAGGGTAAACCACCTACACATGGCGGTCAAATTTGGGGGAAAAGAAAGCAACTATCGGAGCATAGGGATAAAGATAGAAGACGGTGAGCGATGGCATAACGCAACCCGTTCGATTATTCCCAATGACCAAAAGACTGCACTTGTCAGGCAGATAGAAACAGATTTGAACGAAATCTACTACACGTTCAAAGCAAAACGGCAAAGTATCAATGCAAATATGTTGCTTGACTATGTAACCAATAAAAGGGACTGGACAAACGACATCCCCAATTTATTGGGCTGTATTGATTCGTATATCGAAAGCCGTAAAGATGAACTGGAAAGTGGTTCAATCAAAAAAATAACCTTTGGGCGTTTTAGAGTTCGTAGAAATAATATTGCTGACTTCTTAACCCGAAAGTACAAAACTCACTATCTGCCTTTAGACCAAATACAGCCTATTATTTGCACTGAATACAAGACATTTCTAAAAACCCAAAAAAAGTACTGTAAAGAGGTAATAAACAAGGATTTAGGGTTTATGAAGCGGGTTCTTAATTTTGCTATTTTGAATGGGTGGACAGAAAGAAATGTATTTGGTACTTACAAAGCAGACCCCGTAGAACGCAATATTAAACCTCTCATGTTAAATGAGTTACGGCAAATTGAGGGGTTGCAAAATTTAGACCCAAGAACGGATAAAGTACGCTGGATTTTTGTTTTTTCCTGCTATGCAGGTCTTAATCATTCCGATATGAGGGTACTTCGCCCCCAACATTTAGAAAAGCTCTCAGATTCTGTTATCCTTTTGAGGCAACCCCGAACGAAAAATAATAAAGGGCGTGTAGTGCCTTTACCACCTGTAGCGCTAAAAATACTTGAAATGTATTCAGACCATTGTAAAAAAACGGGTTTGTTATTGCCTACTGAATTAGCACAAAAAGCGAACGATAGACTAAAGGTTATTCAGGCTCAAATCAAATTTGACCGTTTCCCGCTTACTACACGAATAGGTCGTTCAACCTTTTCTACTCTTTTGGCAAATTTGGGCGTACCAACGGACATTTTAAAAAATGCTACTGGTCACACCAATACGCAGACCCTTACAAAGCATTATGCTAAATACCACGATGAAACCACTATCAACGCGGTAAATGAAGCCTGGGCAAAATTATGA